A DNA window from Brassica napus cultivar Da-Ae chromosome C1, Da-Ae, whole genome shotgun sequence contains the following coding sequences:
- the LOC106376222 gene encoding two-component response regulator ARR2, protein MLNPGQGRGPDSGVAGGSSNSDPFPAGLRVLVVDDDPTCLMILERMLRTCLYRVTKCNRAEIALSLLRKNKNGFDIVISDVHMPDMDGFKLLEHVGLEMDLPVIMMSADDSKSVVLKGVTHGAVDYLIKPVRIEALKNIWQHVVRKKRNEWNVSEHSGSVEETGQREDGDNNSSSANNEGSWRSSRKRKEEEVDEQGGDDKEDASSLKKPRVVWSVELHQQFVAAVNQLGVDKAVPKKILEMMNVPGLTRENVASHLQKYRIYLRRLGGVSQHQGNMNHSFMTGQDPSFGPLSTLNGFDLQALAAAGQLPAQSLAQLQAAGLARPPSLSKPGMSVDQRSIFSFENPKIRHGQMMNSGGGGNKQMNLLHGVPMGMEPRQFAGGGQMRVQQQQQQLSGGRAVGQNVQSSGMMMPVGGGPSMLQQQQQVMLSSSVPRRSETSSGSRVLPAAATTQSVVFNNFSSELPRNSFPLASAPGISVSYQEEVNSSDAKGGAGFGNPSYDIFNSYPQQYNNNNDWDLQNMGMVFNSHQDTTASAAFSSSSSTQRTRAEHVQNHHQQQQFPSQSLNHMNGGGSVRVKSERVAETVTCPPATTLFQEQYNQEDLMSALLKQEGLPLVDNEFDFDGYSLDNIPV, encoded by the exons ATGTTAAATCCGGGTCAGGGAAGAGGACCCGATTCGGGAGTCGCTGGTGGGTCGTCGAACTCCGACCCGTTTCCGGCGGGTCTTCGAGTTCTCGTGGTCGACGATGACCCAACTTGTCTGATGATCTTGGAGAGGATGCTCAGGACTTGTCTCTACAGAG tAACGAAGTGTAACAGAGCAGAGATCGCATTGTCTCTGCTACGAAAGAACAAGAACGGTTTCGATATTGTCATCAGTGATGTTCATATGCCTGACATGGACGGATTCAAGCTCCTAGAACACGTCGGTCTAGAGATGGATCTACCTGTTATCA tgaTGTCTGCGGATGATTCAAAGAGCGTTGTGTTGAAAGGAGTGACTCACGGTGCAGTGGACTACCTCATCAAACCAGTACGCATCGAGGCGCTCAAGAACATATGGCAGCATGTGGTGAGGAAGAAGCGGAACGAGTGGAATGTATCTGAACATTCCGGAAGTGTTGAAGAGACTGGGCAGAGGGAAGATGGTGATAACAACTCTTCTTCAGCTAATAACGAAGGGAGCTGGAGGAGCTCGAGGAAGAGGAAGGAAGAGGAAGTAGACGAGCAAGGGGGGGATGACAAAGAGGACGCGTCTAGTTTGAAGAAACCACGTGTGGTTTGGTCTGTTGAGTTGCATCAACAGTTTGTCGCTGCTGTGAATCAGCTTGGCGTTGACA AAGCGGTGCCTAAGAAGATCTTGGAGATGATGAATGTACCAGGACTAACGAGAGAAAACGTAGCTAGTCACCTCCAG AAGTATAGGATATATCTAAGACGGCTTGGAGGAGTGTCTCAGCACCAAGGGAACATGAACCATTCGTTTATGACAGGTCAAGATCCAAGTTTCGGTCCGCTTTCTACGTTGAATGGGTTTGATCTTCAAGCTCTAGCTGCTGCTGGTCAGCTCCCAGCTCAGAGCCTCGCACAGCTTCAAGCAGCTGGTCTTGCTCGGCCTCCTTCACTCTCTAAACCGGGGATGTCAGTAGATCAGAGAAGCATCTTCAGCTTCGAAAACCCAAAAATAAGACATGGGCAGATGATGAacagtggtggtggtggtaatAAGCAGATGAATCTGCTTCACGGTGTTCCAATGGGAATGGAACCAAGACAGTTTGCAGGTGGTGGTCAAATGCGcgtgcagcagcagcagcaacaattGTCTGGTGGTCGTGCTGTTGGACAGAATGTTCAGAGCAGTGGGATGATGATGCCAGTAGGTGGAGGGCCATCAATGCtacaacagcaacaacaagTGATGTTGTCGAGTAGTGTTCCAAGGAGAAGCGAGACAAGCAGCGGCAGTAGAGTGTTACCAGCAGCTGCTACTACACAGTCGGTGGTCTTTAATAACTTTTCCTCGGAACTACCTAGAAACAGCTTCCCGTTGGCAAGTGCACCTGGGATATCAGTTTCTTACCAAGAAGAGGTCAACAGCTCAGACGCAAAAGGTGGTGCTGGGTTTGGTAACCCGAGCTACGACATATTCAATAGTTATCCGCAGcagtacaacaacaacaatgatTGGGATCTGCAGAATATGGGCATGGTCTTTAATTCTCATCAGGACACAACAGCTTCTGCCGCTTTTTCATCTTCGTCTTCCACTCAGAGAACAAGGGCTGAGCATGTGCAGAACCATCACCAGCAACAGCAGTTTCCAAGCCAGAGTCTTAATCACATGAACGGCGGTGGTTCGGTTAGAGTGAAGTCAGAGAGAGTGGCGGAGACTGTGACTTGTCCTCCAGCAACAACACTGTTTCAAGAGCAGTATAATCAAGAAGATCTCATGAGCGCACTTCTCAAACAG GAAGGACTTCCATTGGTAGATAACGAGTTCGACTTTGACGGATACTCCCTCGATAATATTCCTGTCTGA